In Trichomycterus rosablanca isolate fTriRos1 chromosome 20, fTriRos1.hap1, whole genome shotgun sequence, one DNA window encodes the following:
- the picalmb gene encoding phosphatidylinositol binding clathrin assembly protein b isoform X6, whose product MSGQSITDRITAAQHSVTGSAVSKTVCKATTHEIMGPKKKHLDYLIHCTNEMNVNIPQLADSLFERTTNTSWVVVFKSLITTHHLMVYGNERFVQYLASRNTLFNLSNFLDKSGLQGYDMSTFIRRYSRYLNEKAVSYRQVAFDFTKVKRGVDGVMRTMNTEKLLKTIPIIQNQMDALLDFNVNANELTNGVINAAFMLLFKDSIRLFAAYNEGIINLLEKYFDMKKVQCKEGLDIYKKFLTRMTRISEFLKVAEQVGIDRGDIPDLSQAPSSLLDALEQHLASLEGKKVKDSTAASRASTLSNAVSSLANTGMSFTKVDEREKQAALEEEQARLKALKEQRLKELSKRPSFSTTDTSPVSTTAACISTAPAIDLFSTPSCSNGALKMESDLFDLNSTFKPPMQAGLSGSTPWGDPFSSSEAVDDSIPNLNPFLTKHVDPAHLPAVSSDGVSFPSRTSGHELFSDQYNPFIDPSSSVSTNYKRTVRIEPLISDSFGQASMIQHHPSPFQHESSTVPGIFRGYGPPQVPLPQNTGELNVDFESVFGNKAASSGDLDTDGGILKPMVAGSNQLSTLHQDKLMSNDLDSSLANLVGNLGIGNGTTKNDIHWNQPGEKKLTGGMNWQPKAAPSTTWNPVSMQPSVMAFPATTPTGMIGYGMTPQLPSMAMMTQPTVMYTQPVMRPSNPFGSVSSAQPSAASSPSSQSPLRAPGQDPFAQLSLKDFL is encoded by the exons ATGTCGGGCCAGAGCATAACGGACAGAATCACAGCCGCTCAGCACAGCGTTACCGGCTCAGCTGTGTCCAAAACCGTGTGTAAAGCCACCACACATGAAATCATGGGTCCCAAAAAGAAACACTTGGACT ATCTCATCCACTGCACCAATGAGATGAACGTAAACATTCCTCAACTGGCTGACTCGCTGTTTGAAAGGAccaccaacaccagctgggTGGTCGTCTTCAAATCCCTCATCACAACACACCACCTCATGGTCTATGGCAATGAG CGCTTTGTTCAGTACTTGGCCTCCAGGAATACGTTATTCAACCTCAGTAACTTTTTGGACAAAAGTGGGCTGCAAG GCTATGACATGTCAACATTTATCCGGAGGTACAGCCGGTACCTGAATGAAAAAGCAGTGTCATATCGACAGGTGGCTTTTGATTTTACAAAAGTAAAGCGTGG GGTTGATGGAGTGATGCGAACTATGAACACTGAGAAACTTCTGAAAACCATTCCAATCATCCAGAATCAGATGGACGCCCTTCTCGACTTCAAT GTCAATGCCAACGAGCTCACCAATGGGGTCATCAATGCAGCCTTCATGCTTCTTTTCAAAGATTCCATCAGGCTTTTTGCAGCTTATAATGAGGGGATAATCAACCTGCTGG AAAAGTATTTTGACATGAAGAAAGTCCAGTGCAAAGAGGGCCTGGATATTTACAAGAAGTTCCTCACCAGAATGACCCGTATCTCCGAGTTCCTCAAAGTAGCAGAG CAGGTGGGGATAGACCGAGGGGACATTCCTGACCTCTCCCAG GCTCCCAGCAGTCTTCTGGATGCTTTAGAGCAGCACTTGGCTTCTCTGGAAGGCAAGAAGGTCAAAGACTCTACTGCAGCCAGCAG GGCAAGCACGCTCTCCAATGCTGTGTCGTCACTGGCCAACACTGGCATGTCCTTTACCAAAGTGGATGAGAGGGAAAAACAGGCCGCCTTAGAGGAGGAGCAGGCACGACTGAAGGCACTTAAG GAGCAGAGGTTGAAGGAGCTTTCTAAGAGGCCCTCGTTTTCTACCACTGACACGTCTCCGGTCTCCACCACAGCAGCCTGCATCAGTACAGCACCTGCCATCGACCTGTTCTCCACCCCTAGCTGCTCAAATGG TGCTTTGAAGATGGAAAGTGACCTGTTTGATCTGAACAGCACCTTCAAGCCGCCCATGCAGGCCGGCCTCTCAGGATCCACACCATGGGGAG ATCCTTTCTCTTCTTCTGAAGCTGTCGATGACTCCATTCCAAACCTAAACCCTTTTCTAACCAAACATGTCGATCCTGCTCATCTACCCGCTGTATCGTCTGACGGTGTTAGTTTTCCCTCTAGGACGTCTGGTCATGAGCTGTTCAGTG ATCAATACAATCCCTTTATTGATCCAAGCTCATCCGTATCAACCAATTACAAACGAACCGTGCGGATAGAACCCTTAATCTCAG ACTCTTTTGGTCAAGCGTCGATGATCCAGCATCACCCCTCTCCCTTCCAGCATGAGTCCTCCACTGTACCAGGCATATTTCGAG GCTATGGGCCACCGCAGGTTCCTCTACCACAGAACACAGGGGAGCTTAATGTTGACTTTGAGTCTGTTTTTGGAAACAAGGCTGCCTCATCAGGCGACCTGGACACCGATG GTGGAATTTTAAAGCCCATGGTGGCCGGCTCTAATCAGCTTTCCACGCTGCACCAAGATAAGCTCATGTCAAATGATCTGGACTCCTCCCTTGCAAATCTGGTTGGAA atctgggaattggaaatggCACTACAAAAAA TGATATCCATTGGAACCAGCCAGGAGAGAAAAAACTGACTGGAGGAATGAACTGGCAACCCAAAGCGGCTCCTTCCACTACTTGGAATCCTGTCTCAATG CAACCGTCAGTTATGGCCTTTCCTGCAACAACACCTACAGGCATGATAGGATATGGCATG
- the picalmb gene encoding phosphatidylinositol binding clathrin assembly protein b isoform X2: MSGQSITDRITAAQHSVTGSAVSKTVCKATTHEIMGPKKKHLDYLIHCTNEMNVNIPQLADSLFERTTNTSWVVVFKSLITTHHLMVYGNERFVQYLASRNTLFNLSNFLDKSGLQGYDMSTFIRRYSRYLNEKAVSYRQVAFDFTKVKRGVDGVMRTMNTEKLLKTIPIIQNQMDALLDFNVNANELTNGVINAAFMLLFKDSIRLFAAYNEGIINLLEKYFDMKKVQCKEGLDIYKKFLTRMTRISEFLKVAEQVGIDRGDIPDLSQAPSSLLDALEQHLASLEGKKVKDSTAASRASTLSNAVSSLANTGMSFTKVDEREKQAALEEEQARLKALKRLKELSKRPSFSTTDTSPVSTTAACISTAPAIDLFSTPSCSNGALKMESDLFDLNSTFKPPMQAGLSGSTPWGDPFSSSEAVDDSIPNLNPFLTKHVDPAHLPAVSSDGVSFPSRTSGHELFSDSFGQASMIQHHPSPFQHESSTVPGIFRGYGPPQVPLPQNTGELNVDFESVFGNKAASSGDLDTDGGILKPMVAGSNQLSTLHQDKLMSNDLDSSLANLVGNLGIGNGTTKNDIHWNQPGEKKLTGGMNWQPKAAPSTTWNPVSMQPSVMAFPATTPTGMIGYGMTPQLPSMAMMTQPTVMYTQPVMRPSNPFGSVSSAQPSAASSPSSQSPLRAPGQDPFAQLSLKDFL, encoded by the exons ATGTCGGGCCAGAGCATAACGGACAGAATCACAGCCGCTCAGCACAGCGTTACCGGCTCAGCTGTGTCCAAAACCGTGTGTAAAGCCACCACACATGAAATCATGGGTCCCAAAAAGAAACACTTGGACT ATCTCATCCACTGCACCAATGAGATGAACGTAAACATTCCTCAACTGGCTGACTCGCTGTTTGAAAGGAccaccaacaccagctgggTGGTCGTCTTCAAATCCCTCATCACAACACACCACCTCATGGTCTATGGCAATGAG CGCTTTGTTCAGTACTTGGCCTCCAGGAATACGTTATTCAACCTCAGTAACTTTTTGGACAAAAGTGGGCTGCAAG GCTATGACATGTCAACATTTATCCGGAGGTACAGCCGGTACCTGAATGAAAAAGCAGTGTCATATCGACAGGTGGCTTTTGATTTTACAAAAGTAAAGCGTGG GGTTGATGGAGTGATGCGAACTATGAACACTGAGAAACTTCTGAAAACCATTCCAATCATCCAGAATCAGATGGACGCCCTTCTCGACTTCAAT GTCAATGCCAACGAGCTCACCAATGGGGTCATCAATGCAGCCTTCATGCTTCTTTTCAAAGATTCCATCAGGCTTTTTGCAGCTTATAATGAGGGGATAATCAACCTGCTGG AAAAGTATTTTGACATGAAGAAAGTCCAGTGCAAAGAGGGCCTGGATATTTACAAGAAGTTCCTCACCAGAATGACCCGTATCTCCGAGTTCCTCAAAGTAGCAGAG CAGGTGGGGATAGACCGAGGGGACATTCCTGACCTCTCCCAG GCTCCCAGCAGTCTTCTGGATGCTTTAGAGCAGCACTTGGCTTCTCTGGAAGGCAAGAAGGTCAAAGACTCTACTGCAGCCAGCAG GGCAAGCACGCTCTCCAATGCTGTGTCGTCACTGGCCAACACTGGCATGTCCTTTACCAAAGTGGATGAGAGGGAAAAACAGGCCGCCTTAGAGGAGGAGCAGGCACGACTGAAGGCACTTAAG AGGTTGAAGGAGCTTTCTAAGAGGCCCTCGTTTTCTACCACTGACACGTCTCCGGTCTCCACCACAGCAGCCTGCATCAGTACAGCACCTGCCATCGACCTGTTCTCCACCCCTAGCTGCTCAAATGG TGCTTTGAAGATGGAAAGTGACCTGTTTGATCTGAACAGCACCTTCAAGCCGCCCATGCAGGCCGGCCTCTCAGGATCCACACCATGGGGAG ATCCTTTCTCTTCTTCTGAAGCTGTCGATGACTCCATTCCAAACCTAAACCCTTTTCTAACCAAACATGTCGATCCTGCTCATCTACCCGCTGTATCGTCTGACGGTGTTAGTTTTCCCTCTAGGACGTCTGGTCATGAGCTGTTCAGTG ACTCTTTTGGTCAAGCGTCGATGATCCAGCATCACCCCTCTCCCTTCCAGCATGAGTCCTCCACTGTACCAGGCATATTTCGAG GCTATGGGCCACCGCAGGTTCCTCTACCACAGAACACAGGGGAGCTTAATGTTGACTTTGAGTCTGTTTTTGGAAACAAGGCTGCCTCATCAGGCGACCTGGACACCGATG GTGGAATTTTAAAGCCCATGGTGGCCGGCTCTAATCAGCTTTCCACGCTGCACCAAGATAAGCTCATGTCAAATGATCTGGACTCCTCCCTTGCAAATCTGGTTGGAA atctgggaattggaaatggCACTACAAAAAA TGATATCCATTGGAACCAGCCAGGAGAGAAAAAACTGACTGGAGGAATGAACTGGCAACCCAAAGCGGCTCCTTCCACTACTTGGAATCCTGTCTCAATG CAACCGTCAGTTATGGCCTTTCCTGCAACAACACCTACAGGCATGATAGGATATGGCATG
- the picalmb gene encoding phosphatidylinositol binding clathrin assembly protein b isoform X1 codes for MSGQSITDRITAAQHSVTGSAVSKTVCKATTHEIMGPKKKHLDYLIHCTNEMNVNIPQLADSLFERTTNTSWVVVFKSLITTHHLMVYGNERFVQYLASRNTLFNLSNFLDKSGLQGYDMSTFIRRYSRYLNEKAVSYRQVAFDFTKVKRGVDGVMRTMNTEKLLKTIPIIQNQMDALLDFNVNANELTNGVINAAFMLLFKDSIRLFAAYNEGIINLLEKYFDMKKVQCKEGLDIYKKFLTRMTRISEFLKVAEQVGIDRGDIPDLSQAPSSLLDALEQHLASLEGKKVKDSTAASRASTLSNAVSSLANTGMSFTKVDEREKQAALEEEQARLKALKEQRLKELSKRPSFSTTDTSPVSTTAACISTAPAIDLFSTPSCSNGALKMESDLFDLNSTFKPPMQAGLSGSTPWGDPFSSSEAVDDSIPNLNPFLTKHVDPAHLPAVSSDGVSFPSRTSGHELFSDSFGQASMIQHHPSPFQHESSTVPGIFRGYGPPQVPLPQNTGELNVDFESVFGNKAASSGDLDTDGGILKPMVAGSNQLSTLHQDKLMSNDLDSSLANLVGNLGIGNGTTKNDIHWNQPGEKKLTGGMNWQPKAAPSTTWNPVSMQPSVMAFPATTPTGMIGYGMTPQLPSMAMMTQPTVMYTQPVMRPSNPFGSVSSAQPSAASSPSSQSPLRAPGQDPFAQLSLKDFL; via the exons ATGTCGGGCCAGAGCATAACGGACAGAATCACAGCCGCTCAGCACAGCGTTACCGGCTCAGCTGTGTCCAAAACCGTGTGTAAAGCCACCACACATGAAATCATGGGTCCCAAAAAGAAACACTTGGACT ATCTCATCCACTGCACCAATGAGATGAACGTAAACATTCCTCAACTGGCTGACTCGCTGTTTGAAAGGAccaccaacaccagctgggTGGTCGTCTTCAAATCCCTCATCACAACACACCACCTCATGGTCTATGGCAATGAG CGCTTTGTTCAGTACTTGGCCTCCAGGAATACGTTATTCAACCTCAGTAACTTTTTGGACAAAAGTGGGCTGCAAG GCTATGACATGTCAACATTTATCCGGAGGTACAGCCGGTACCTGAATGAAAAAGCAGTGTCATATCGACAGGTGGCTTTTGATTTTACAAAAGTAAAGCGTGG GGTTGATGGAGTGATGCGAACTATGAACACTGAGAAACTTCTGAAAACCATTCCAATCATCCAGAATCAGATGGACGCCCTTCTCGACTTCAAT GTCAATGCCAACGAGCTCACCAATGGGGTCATCAATGCAGCCTTCATGCTTCTTTTCAAAGATTCCATCAGGCTTTTTGCAGCTTATAATGAGGGGATAATCAACCTGCTGG AAAAGTATTTTGACATGAAGAAAGTCCAGTGCAAAGAGGGCCTGGATATTTACAAGAAGTTCCTCACCAGAATGACCCGTATCTCCGAGTTCCTCAAAGTAGCAGAG CAGGTGGGGATAGACCGAGGGGACATTCCTGACCTCTCCCAG GCTCCCAGCAGTCTTCTGGATGCTTTAGAGCAGCACTTGGCTTCTCTGGAAGGCAAGAAGGTCAAAGACTCTACTGCAGCCAGCAG GGCAAGCACGCTCTCCAATGCTGTGTCGTCACTGGCCAACACTGGCATGTCCTTTACCAAAGTGGATGAGAGGGAAAAACAGGCCGCCTTAGAGGAGGAGCAGGCACGACTGAAGGCACTTAAG GAGCAGAGGTTGAAGGAGCTTTCTAAGAGGCCCTCGTTTTCTACCACTGACACGTCTCCGGTCTCCACCACAGCAGCCTGCATCAGTACAGCACCTGCCATCGACCTGTTCTCCACCCCTAGCTGCTCAAATGG TGCTTTGAAGATGGAAAGTGACCTGTTTGATCTGAACAGCACCTTCAAGCCGCCCATGCAGGCCGGCCTCTCAGGATCCACACCATGGGGAG ATCCTTTCTCTTCTTCTGAAGCTGTCGATGACTCCATTCCAAACCTAAACCCTTTTCTAACCAAACATGTCGATCCTGCTCATCTACCCGCTGTATCGTCTGACGGTGTTAGTTTTCCCTCTAGGACGTCTGGTCATGAGCTGTTCAGTG ACTCTTTTGGTCAAGCGTCGATGATCCAGCATCACCCCTCTCCCTTCCAGCATGAGTCCTCCACTGTACCAGGCATATTTCGAG GCTATGGGCCACCGCAGGTTCCTCTACCACAGAACACAGGGGAGCTTAATGTTGACTTTGAGTCTGTTTTTGGAAACAAGGCTGCCTCATCAGGCGACCTGGACACCGATG GTGGAATTTTAAAGCCCATGGTGGCCGGCTCTAATCAGCTTTCCACGCTGCACCAAGATAAGCTCATGTCAAATGATCTGGACTCCTCCCTTGCAAATCTGGTTGGAA atctgggaattggaaatggCACTACAAAAAA TGATATCCATTGGAACCAGCCAGGAGAGAAAAAACTGACTGGAGGAATGAACTGGCAACCCAAAGCGGCTCCTTCCACTACTTGGAATCCTGTCTCAATG CAACCGTCAGTTATGGCCTTTCCTGCAACAACACCTACAGGCATGATAGGATATGGCATG
- the picalmb gene encoding phosphatidylinositol binding clathrin assembly protein b isoform X3, translating to MSGQSITDRITAAQHSVTGSAVSKTVCKATTHEIMGPKKKHLDYLIHCTNEMNVNIPQLADSLFERTTNTSWVVVFKSLITTHHLMVYGNERFVQYLASRNTLFNLSNFLDKSGLQGYDMSTFIRRYSRYLNEKAVSYRQVAFDFTKVKRGVDGVMRTMNTEKLLKTIPIIQNQMDALLDFNVNANELTNGVINAAFMLLFKDSIRLFAAYNEGIINLLEKYFDMKKVQCKEGLDIYKKFLTRMTRISEFLKVAEQVGIDRGDIPDLSQAPSSLLDALEQHLASLEGKKVKDSTAASRASTLSNAVSSLANTGMSFTKVDEREKQAALEEEQARLKALKEQRLKELSKRPSFSTTDTSPVSTTAACISTAPAIDLFSTPSCSNGALKMESDLFDLNSTFKPPMQAGLSGSTPWGDPFSSSEAVDDSIPNLNPFLTKHVDPAHLPAVSSDGVSFPSRTSGHELFSDSFGQASMIQHHPSPFQHESSTVPGIFRGYGPPQVPLPQNTGELNVDFESVFGNKAASSGDLDTDGGILKPMVAGSNQLSTLHQDKLMSNDLDSSLANLVGNLGIGNGTTKNDIHWNQPGEKKLTGGMNWQPKAAPSTTWNPVSMQPSVMAFPATTPTGMIGYGMTPQLPSMAMMTQPTVMYTQPVMRPSNPFGSVSSAQMQFM from the exons ATGTCGGGCCAGAGCATAACGGACAGAATCACAGCCGCTCAGCACAGCGTTACCGGCTCAGCTGTGTCCAAAACCGTGTGTAAAGCCACCACACATGAAATCATGGGTCCCAAAAAGAAACACTTGGACT ATCTCATCCACTGCACCAATGAGATGAACGTAAACATTCCTCAACTGGCTGACTCGCTGTTTGAAAGGAccaccaacaccagctgggTGGTCGTCTTCAAATCCCTCATCACAACACACCACCTCATGGTCTATGGCAATGAG CGCTTTGTTCAGTACTTGGCCTCCAGGAATACGTTATTCAACCTCAGTAACTTTTTGGACAAAAGTGGGCTGCAAG GCTATGACATGTCAACATTTATCCGGAGGTACAGCCGGTACCTGAATGAAAAAGCAGTGTCATATCGACAGGTGGCTTTTGATTTTACAAAAGTAAAGCGTGG GGTTGATGGAGTGATGCGAACTATGAACACTGAGAAACTTCTGAAAACCATTCCAATCATCCAGAATCAGATGGACGCCCTTCTCGACTTCAAT GTCAATGCCAACGAGCTCACCAATGGGGTCATCAATGCAGCCTTCATGCTTCTTTTCAAAGATTCCATCAGGCTTTTTGCAGCTTATAATGAGGGGATAATCAACCTGCTGG AAAAGTATTTTGACATGAAGAAAGTCCAGTGCAAAGAGGGCCTGGATATTTACAAGAAGTTCCTCACCAGAATGACCCGTATCTCCGAGTTCCTCAAAGTAGCAGAG CAGGTGGGGATAGACCGAGGGGACATTCCTGACCTCTCCCAG GCTCCCAGCAGTCTTCTGGATGCTTTAGAGCAGCACTTGGCTTCTCTGGAAGGCAAGAAGGTCAAAGACTCTACTGCAGCCAGCAG GGCAAGCACGCTCTCCAATGCTGTGTCGTCACTGGCCAACACTGGCATGTCCTTTACCAAAGTGGATGAGAGGGAAAAACAGGCCGCCTTAGAGGAGGAGCAGGCACGACTGAAGGCACTTAAG GAGCAGAGGTTGAAGGAGCTTTCTAAGAGGCCCTCGTTTTCTACCACTGACACGTCTCCGGTCTCCACCACAGCAGCCTGCATCAGTACAGCACCTGCCATCGACCTGTTCTCCACCCCTAGCTGCTCAAATGG TGCTTTGAAGATGGAAAGTGACCTGTTTGATCTGAACAGCACCTTCAAGCCGCCCATGCAGGCCGGCCTCTCAGGATCCACACCATGGGGAG ATCCTTTCTCTTCTTCTGAAGCTGTCGATGACTCCATTCCAAACCTAAACCCTTTTCTAACCAAACATGTCGATCCTGCTCATCTACCCGCTGTATCGTCTGACGGTGTTAGTTTTCCCTCTAGGACGTCTGGTCATGAGCTGTTCAGTG ACTCTTTTGGTCAAGCGTCGATGATCCAGCATCACCCCTCTCCCTTCCAGCATGAGTCCTCCACTGTACCAGGCATATTTCGAG GCTATGGGCCACCGCAGGTTCCTCTACCACAGAACACAGGGGAGCTTAATGTTGACTTTGAGTCTGTTTTTGGAAACAAGGCTGCCTCATCAGGCGACCTGGACACCGATG GTGGAATTTTAAAGCCCATGGTGGCCGGCTCTAATCAGCTTTCCACGCTGCACCAAGATAAGCTCATGTCAAATGATCTGGACTCCTCCCTTGCAAATCTGGTTGGAA atctgggaattggaaatggCACTACAAAAAA TGATATCCATTGGAACCAGCCAGGAGAGAAAAAACTGACTGGAGGAATGAACTGGCAACCCAAAGCGGCTCCTTCCACTACTTGGAATCCTGTCTCAATG CAACCGTCAGTTATGGCCTTTCCTGCAACAACACCTACAGGCATGATAGGATATGGCATG
- the picalmb gene encoding phosphatidylinositol binding clathrin assembly protein b isoform X5: MSGQSITDRITAAQHSVTGSAVSKTVCKATTHEIMGPKKKHLDYLIHCTNEMNVNIPQLADSLFERTTNTSWVVVFKSLITTHHLMVYGNERFVQYLASRNTLFNLSNFLDKSGLQGYDMSTFIRRYSRYLNEKAVSYRQVAFDFTKVKRGVDGVMRTMNTEKLLKTIPIIQNQMDALLDFNVNANELTNGVINAAFMLLFKDSIRLFAAYNEGIINLLEKYFDMKKVQCKEGLDIYKKFLTRMTRISEFLKVAEQVGIDRGDIPDLSQAPSSLLDALEQHLASLEGKKVKDSTAASRASTLSNAVSSLANTGMSFTKVDEREKQAALEEEQARLKALKEQRLKELSKRPSFSTTDTSPVSTTAACISTAPAIDLFSTPSCSNGALKMESDLFDLNSTFKPPMQAGLSGSTPWGDPFSSSEAVDDSIPNLNPFLTKHVDPAHLPAVSSDGVSFPSRTSGHELFSDQYNPFIDPSSSVSTNYKRTVRIEPLISGTMMPNHPRLCSSGNIAH, from the exons ATGTCGGGCCAGAGCATAACGGACAGAATCACAGCCGCTCAGCACAGCGTTACCGGCTCAGCTGTGTCCAAAACCGTGTGTAAAGCCACCACACATGAAATCATGGGTCCCAAAAAGAAACACTTGGACT ATCTCATCCACTGCACCAATGAGATGAACGTAAACATTCCTCAACTGGCTGACTCGCTGTTTGAAAGGAccaccaacaccagctgggTGGTCGTCTTCAAATCCCTCATCACAACACACCACCTCATGGTCTATGGCAATGAG CGCTTTGTTCAGTACTTGGCCTCCAGGAATACGTTATTCAACCTCAGTAACTTTTTGGACAAAAGTGGGCTGCAAG GCTATGACATGTCAACATTTATCCGGAGGTACAGCCGGTACCTGAATGAAAAAGCAGTGTCATATCGACAGGTGGCTTTTGATTTTACAAAAGTAAAGCGTGG GGTTGATGGAGTGATGCGAACTATGAACACTGAGAAACTTCTGAAAACCATTCCAATCATCCAGAATCAGATGGACGCCCTTCTCGACTTCAAT GTCAATGCCAACGAGCTCACCAATGGGGTCATCAATGCAGCCTTCATGCTTCTTTTCAAAGATTCCATCAGGCTTTTTGCAGCTTATAATGAGGGGATAATCAACCTGCTGG AAAAGTATTTTGACATGAAGAAAGTCCAGTGCAAAGAGGGCCTGGATATTTACAAGAAGTTCCTCACCAGAATGACCCGTATCTCCGAGTTCCTCAAAGTAGCAGAG CAGGTGGGGATAGACCGAGGGGACATTCCTGACCTCTCCCAG GCTCCCAGCAGTCTTCTGGATGCTTTAGAGCAGCACTTGGCTTCTCTGGAAGGCAAGAAGGTCAAAGACTCTACTGCAGCCAGCAG GGCAAGCACGCTCTCCAATGCTGTGTCGTCACTGGCCAACACTGGCATGTCCTTTACCAAAGTGGATGAGAGGGAAAAACAGGCCGCCTTAGAGGAGGAGCAGGCACGACTGAAGGCACTTAAG GAGCAGAGGTTGAAGGAGCTTTCTAAGAGGCCCTCGTTTTCTACCACTGACACGTCTCCGGTCTCCACCACAGCAGCCTGCATCAGTACAGCACCTGCCATCGACCTGTTCTCCACCCCTAGCTGCTCAAATGG TGCTTTGAAGATGGAAAGTGACCTGTTTGATCTGAACAGCACCTTCAAGCCGCCCATGCAGGCCGGCCTCTCAGGATCCACACCATGGGGAG ATCCTTTCTCTTCTTCTGAAGCTGTCGATGACTCCATTCCAAACCTAAACCCTTTTCTAACCAAACATGTCGATCCTGCTCATCTACCCGCTGTATCGTCTGACGGTGTTAGTTTTCCCTCTAGGACGTCTGGTCATGAGCTGTTCAGTG ATCAATACAATCCCTTTATTGATCCAAGCTCATCCGTATCAACCAATTACAAACGAACCGTGCGGATAGAACCCTTAATCTCAGGTACTATGATGCCAAACCATCCCCGACTATGTTCCTCAGGAAACATAGCTCACTGA
- the zpld1b gene encoding zona pellucida-like domain-containing protein 1 yields MELIWILLLINGMPVTLTQFNGYNCDPAFHSRFPAERDISVYCGVQTITLKINFCPVLYSGYTNADLALNGHHSDAQCRGFINNNTFPTAVLFSVSLSTLEACGNMLVVSTTQGYNAYGNMSQIQIGNISGYIDTPDPPTIISYLPGLLYKFSCSYPLEYLVNNSQLASSSAAISVKDNNGTFVSTLSLILYNDSYFNQQLSVPMNGLALKTRVFAAVKATNLDRRWNILMDYCYTTPSGNPNDEIRYDLFFGCHKDPQTTVFENGKSQIGRFAFEVFRFVKHKNQKMSTVFLHCVTKLCRVDDCAMLMPICGMRRKREDGTAAHVSTGDAVITAGPIITRGDETPTNNSQLVSDPSLPLDSMTSALVAGVGVLGLMSLGLFILSIRLLRRSSPSALPVIRNPSFK; encoded by the exons ATGGAGCTAATATGGATTCTGCTTTTAATAAATGGAATGCCTGTGACTTTGACTCAATTCAATGGTTACAACTGTGATCCTGCTTTCCACAGTAGATTTCCAG CCGAGCGGGACATCAGTGTGTACTGTGGCGTCCAAACCATCACACTGAAGATCAATTTCTGTCCGGTGCTCTACTCAGGCTACACCAATGCAGATCTAGCTCTGAACGGGCACCACAGTGATGCCCAATGCCGTGGCTTCATCAACAACAACACATTTCCCACTGCAGTTCTGTTCAGTGTCAGTCTCAGCACACTGGAAGCTTGTGGCAACATGCTGGTG GTTTCTACGACTCAGGGTTACAATGCTTATGGGAACATGTCCCAGATACAAATAGGAAACATTTCAGGATACATCGACACCCCTGATCCTCCGACCATCATTAGCTATTTGCCTGGTCTGCTGTATAAATTCAGCTGTAGTTATCCTCTGGAGTACCTGGTCAACAACTCACAGTTGGCATC ATCATCTGCTGCTATATCAGTAAAAGACAACAACGGCACCTTTGTCAGCACTTTAAGTTTAATTCTATACAAC GACTCATACTTCAATCAGCAGCTGTCTGTTCCCATGAATGGTCTAGCTCTAAAAACGAGAGTGTTTGCTGCCGTCAAGGCCACTAACCTAGACAGAAG GTGGAACATCCTGATGGATTACTGTTACACTACGCCCTCTGGGAATCCCAATGATGAGATACGCTACGACCTTTTCTTCGG gtgCCACAAAGACCCTCAGACCACTGTTTTTGAGAACGGGAAGAGTCAGATAGGCCGCTTTGCCTTTGAAGTCTTTCGGTTTGTGAAACACAAAAACCAGAAGATGTCCACTGTGTTCCTGCACTGTGTCACAAAGCTGTGTCGGGTAGACGACTGTGCAATGCTGATGCCG ATCTGTGGGATGAGAAGGAAAAGAGAGGACGGTACAGCTGCTCATGTTTCCACTGGAGATGCTGTTATAACTGCAGGCCCTATAATAACCAGGGGTG ATGAAACTCCAACCAACAACTCACAACTTG TGAGTGACCCGTCTCTGCCGCTGGACTCGATGACCTCTGCTCTGGTAGCCGGGGTGGGTGTTTTGGGCTTAATGAGTCTGGGCTTGTTTATCCTGTCCATCAGACTTCTGCGAAGGTCCAGTCCCTCAGCTCTTCCCGTCATCAGGAACCCCAGCTTCAAATAG